A region of Desulfobacterales bacterium DNA encodes the following proteins:
- a CDS encoding M48 family metallopeptidase, giving the protein MAILGGGYLLEWIVESLNLRYASPVLPDEYVGFYDNEKYRKSHRYLRENTYFGLVTSGISTVAIVLFILLGGFNYIDRFVRSFGFGDIVTGLIFAGTIMLLAELLRIPASAYHAFIIEEKYGFNKTTVKTFVLDVIKSWILVGLIGGSVFLGILWFFGKFGQAAWFYSWCAVTIFQIFMLFIAPVVIMPLFNKYVPLENGELKSAIEKYAAAEDFKMKGLFKMDGSKRSTKANAFFTGFGRFRRIVLFDTLIAKHTVDELVAVLAHEMGHYKKKHILKQILISVINTGLMFFILSLFINNSLLFTAFRMEEISIYASFVFFGFLYVPISTVISIAGNILSRKYEYESDAYAVSTLGKPEVMISALKKLSVENLSNLTPHPLKVFLEYSHPPVIDRIKAIRRSANKINISQT; this is encoded by the coding sequence ATGGCGATCCTCGGGGGCGGTTATCTTCTTGAATGGATCGTTGAAAGTTTGAATCTGAGGTATGCATCCCCTGTTTTGCCGGATGAATACGTTGGTTTTTATGATAACGAAAAGTACCGTAAATCTCATCGCTATCTTAGAGAAAACACGTATTTTGGACTTGTCACCAGCGGGATATCAACAGTCGCAATCGTTCTATTTATTCTGCTGGGCGGGTTCAATTACATTGACCGTTTTGTAAGAAGTTTCGGATTCGGCGATATCGTTACCGGACTGATCTTTGCCGGCACCATAATGCTCCTTGCGGAACTTCTTAGAATTCCCGCCTCGGCCTATCATGCATTCATCATCGAAGAAAAATATGGGTTCAACAAGACAACGGTTAAAACATTTGTACTTGATGTGATTAAGAGCTGGATTCTGGTCGGGCTTATCGGGGGATCCGTATTTTTGGGGATATTGTGGTTCTTCGGGAAATTCGGTCAGGCTGCCTGGTTTTACAGTTGGTGTGCAGTAACAATCTTTCAAATCTTTATGTTATTTATAGCGCCCGTCGTGATAATGCCGCTATTCAACAAGTACGTGCCACTTGAAAATGGAGAGCTTAAGAGCGCCATTGAAAAATACGCAGCGGCGGAAGATTTCAAAATGAAGGGCCTCTTTAAAATGGATGGCTCAAAGCGCTCCACCAAGGCAAACGCTTTCTTCACGGGCTTCGGAAGATTCAGACGGATCGTTCTCTTTGATACCCTTATCGCAAAGCATACGGTGGATGAACTCGTCGCCGTGCTTGCCCATGAGATGGGCCATTATAAGAAAAAACACATCCTGAAACAGATACTTATTTCCGTCATAAATACCGGACTTATGTTCTTCATTCTTTCTTTGTTCATCAATAACAGCCTGCTTTTCACGGCTTTCAGGATGGAGGAGATTTCCATATATGCAAGTTTCGTCTTTTTTGGTTTTCTCTATGTACCGATTAGTACCGTTATATCCATTGCAGGCAATATTCTTTCGCGGAAATACGAATATGAATCTGACGCATACGCTGTTTCAACTCTCGGAAAACCTGAAGTGATGATATCTGCCCTCAAAAAGCTAAGTGTTGAAAATTTATCAAACCTTACGCCGCATCCGCTAAAGGTATTTCTTGAATACAGCCACCCGCCGGTCATTGACAGGATTAAAGCAATTAGGAGAAGTGCCAATAAAATAAATATAAGTCAGACATAA
- a CDS encoding pyridoxamine 5'-phosphate oxidase family protein yields the protein MRRKHSEVTDTEKIDQILLSATIGRLATNGADGYPYITPVNFVYYRGNIYFHCAPKGEKLDNIARNPKVCFQVDIPLAYLGKGYNLSRNSDNICGLHQFYHCVIIRGEARVVPDSPLKIDALNELIASHENHRDFEKVHGDLPAYHACTVVEIRPETISAKSDLHQKKSAEERLAMAKYLKTGRVPKGIETIKAFGFDPAEI from the coding sequence ATGCGGCGCAAGCACAGTGAAGTAACGGATACTGAAAAAATCGATCAGATTCTTCTATCGGCCACCATCGGCAGGCTGGCCACCAACGGCGCGGACGGGTATCCCTATATCACACCGGTAAATTTCGTCTATTACAGGGGGAATATTTATTTTCACTGCGCCCCTAAAGGTGAAAAGCTGGACAACATCGCCAGGAATCCGAAAGTCTGCTTCCAGGTGGATATACCCCTGGCCTATCTCGGCAAGGGGTATAACTTAAGCCGCAACAGCGATAACATCTGCGGCCTGCATCAATTCTATCATTGTGTCATCATACGCGGTGAGGCAAGGGTCGTTCCGGACAGTCCGCTTAAGATCGACGCCCTCAACGAATTGATTGCATCGCATGAAAACCACCGCGATTTTGAGAAGGTGCACGGCGACCTGCCGGCCTACCATGCCTGCACGGTGGTGGAAATCAGACCTGAAACAATATCCGCCAAAAGTGATTTGCATCAAAAAAAATCCGCCGAAGAAAGATTGGCCATGGCGAAATATCTTAAAACCGGCCGCGTGCCGAAAGGGATTGAAACGATTAAAGCGTTCGGCTTTGATCCGGCGGAAATATAA
- a CDS encoding MtaA/CmuA family methyltransferase, whose protein sequence is MKSTSYNLVMSALFNGRKGERPPAVNPTSIACHDLMDAAHVSFPEAHLDANAMAELALTGHEMVGFDTVMPEYSVVQEVAALGSEVDWGDRNRMPDTKSFLYEDFSDVIVPEHFLERPSIRVLLDALSILRRHLGGRVAIIGKVMGPWTISYHMAGTQNFLLQIGLGEKDKVRKMLDQLLPVTIASAKAQFRAGADIVVLADHATGNLVGAYHYEELLLPYHKILTAEIEGPLILHVCGNCTDRLELFADAGFDAYHFEWAVDARSAVERVGSRMSLVGNINNAQVLYQGTPEDVYQQARYAIEAGVQMIGPECAIPLATPLENLKAIVKAVRKGY, encoded by the coding sequence ATGAAGTCAACAAGCTATAATTTGGTTATGTCGGCCCTTTTCAACGGCCGCAAGGGTGAGCGGCCGCCGGCGGTAAACCCCACCTCCATCGCCTGCCACGATCTGATGGATGCGGCCCATGTTTCATTCCCGGAAGCGCACCTGGATGCAAACGCCATGGCGGAATTGGCCCTGACCGGTCACGAAATGGTCGGCTTCGATACGGTCATGCCGGAGTACAGTGTGGTCCAGGAGGTGGCCGCCCTGGGCAGCGAGGTGGATTGGGGAGACAGAAACAGGATGCCGGACACCAAGTCGTTTTTATATGAAGATTTTTCCGATGTCATCGTCCCTGAACATTTTCTGGAAAGGCCATCCATACGTGTACTGCTGGATGCGCTTTCGATTCTTCGGCGTCATTTGGGGGGCCGGGTTGCCATCATCGGAAAAGTGATGGGGCCATGGACGATTTCCTACCACATGGCGGGGACCCAGAATTTTCTGCTCCAGATCGGACTGGGGGAGAAGGACAAAGTCAGAAAAATGCTCGACCAGCTGTTGCCGGTGACCATTGCTTCGGCAAAAGCCCAGTTTCGAGCCGGCGCCGATATTGTCGTACTGGCTGATCATGCCACCGGCAATCTGGTGGGCGCCTATCACTATGAAGAACTGCTGCTGCCTTATCATAAAATCCTGACGGCTGAAATAGAAGGGCCGCTGATCCTGCATGTCTGCGGCAACTGTACGGACCGGCTGGAGCTCTTTGCCGATGCCGGATTCGATGCCTACCATTTCGAGTGGGCGGTGGATGCCCGGTCGGCCGTGGAAAGGGTCGGCAGCCGCATGTCGTTGGTGGGCAACATCAACAACGCCCAGGTGCTTTACCAGGGCACTCCTGAAGATGTTTATCAACAGGCCCGATATGCCATTGAGGCGGGGGTTCAGATGATCGGTCCGGAGTGCGCCATCCCTTTGGCGACGCCACTTGAAAATCTAAAAGCGATTGTTAAAGCGGTTCGCAAAGGGTATTGA
- a CDS encoding amino acid permease, protein MNATILASSRVAFSMSRDKMLPISLSTIHARRRTPHIAIAVTGAIVLVMALLFPIHVIGSAASVMFLLTFSLVNLALIALRRKFPELKGGFRVPLYPATPIAAIVLNMFLAIYQFNFDPRAWYIAIAWVIVGLFIYFIYFEKATDADMPQVIEVQQSKSAKAIPYRVLVPLHNPDHVIPLMKLALPIAKAHAGEIIVLGVIDVPINLPPHEGMRFVHHKKPLLKKAIEYGIAQGVETRSAIRIAHQVWGGILHAAEAEKATLVLMGWKGYTTTRDRIMGEVTDKVVRHAPCDIITVKLMGDRPIKRILITSAGGPHATLAAEYVGIYHGADGHEVTCCYVVEPNAGENDRETARQWIQKTIHLTNLEGKAEMRLLEGKRVATTLIRAAADYDLIALGASREGVFSNVLFGEIPEKVSRYAQTPVMIVQRYEGPVKTLVKRVMG, encoded by the coding sequence TTGAATGCAACCATCCTGGCGTCATCGCGGGTAGCCTTTTCCATGAGCCGCGATAAAATGCTGCCCATATCCCTCAGTACGATCCATGCCAGGCGTCGCACACCGCACATTGCCATCGCGGTTACCGGAGCAATTGTCCTGGTCATGGCCTTGCTTTTCCCGATTCACGTGATCGGTTCCGCTGCCAGCGTCATGTTTTTACTGACATTTTCCCTGGTCAATCTTGCGCTCATTGCGCTGCGCCGCAAGTTTCCTGAATTAAAAGGCGGTTTTCGCGTGCCGTTATACCCGGCTACCCCCATTGCCGCCATCGTCCTCAACATGTTTCTGGCGATCTATCAGTTCAATTTTGATCCCCGGGCGTGGTACATCGCCATTGCCTGGGTCATCGTCGGTCTGTTTATTTATTTTATCTACTTTGAAAAAGCCACGGATGCCGATATGCCCCAGGTGATCGAAGTCCAACAGTCGAAAAGTGCGAAAGCCATTCCGTACCGGGTCCTGGTTCCCCTGCACAATCCCGATCACGTGATCCCGCTGATGAAACTGGCATTACCCATTGCCAAGGCCCACGCGGGTGAAATCATCGTGCTCGGCGTCATCGATGTTCCCATCAACCTTCCGCCCCATGAAGGCATGCGATTTGTCCATCATAAAAAGCCGCTTTTGAAAAAAGCGATCGAATACGGCATCGCGCAGGGAGTCGAAACCCGCTCGGCGATCCGCATTGCGCATCAGGTGTGGGGCGGCATTCTGCATGCAGCCGAAGCTGAAAAAGCAACGCTTGTGTTGATGGGCTGGAAAGGTTACACTACAACACGCGACCGGATTATGGGCGAAGTCACCGATAAAGTTGTGAGGCATGCCCCCTGTGATATTATCACCGTAAAGTTAATGGGAGATCGTCCCATCAAGCGAATATTAATCACATCGGCCGGCGGTCCGCATGCAACCCTTGCTGCTGAATACGTAGGAATATACCATGGCGCGGATGGACACGAGGTGACGTGCTGCTACGTGGTGGAACCCAATGCCGGGGAAAACGATCGGGAAACAGCGCGTCAATGGATTCAAAAGACCATTCATCTCACGAATCTTGAAGGCAAAGCCGAGATGCGTCTCCTGGAAGGCAAAAGAGTGGCGACAACGCTGATCCGCGCAGCGGCGGATTACGACCTGATCGCCCTGGGGGCCTCCAGGGAAGGGGTCTTCTCAAATGTTCTGTTCGGTGAAATTCCCGAAAAAGTTTCCCGTTACGCCCAGACGCCGGTGATGATCGTGCAGCGCTACGAAGGTCCGGTCAAAACGCTTGTAAAAAGGGTGATGGGTTAG
- a CDS encoding amino acid permease, with protein MPNGFGGVIIAMGLTFIAFEGYDLIATVAEEIKAPEKTIPRATLISLVVTVFIYLLILIVCIGAIQPESGKSWQFLGQYQETAIARAAHNFMPAFGVALIIFGGAAFDDIRFECNHPGVIAGSLFHEPR; from the coding sequence ATGCCGAACGGTTTCGGCGGTGTGATCATTGCCATGGGATTGACATTTATCGCCTTTGAAGGCTATGACCTGATCGCAACTGTTGCCGAGGAGATCAAAGCGCCTGAAAAAACCATTCCCCGGGCCACTTTGATTTCGCTTGTCGTCACCGTCTTCATCTATTTGTTGATCCTGATAGTCTGTATCGGCGCCATTCAGCCCGAGTCGGGCAAATCCTGGCAGTTTCTGGGCCAGTATCAGGAAACGGCGATTGCACGGGCAGCGCATAATTTCATGCCTGCTTTTGGCGTGGCGCTGATTATCTTCGGGGGGGCTGCTTTCGACGATATCCGCTTTGAATGCAACCATCCTGGCGTCATCGCGGGTAGCCTTTTCCATGAGCCGCGATAA
- a CDS encoding APC family permease — MAAPPKPTQPEAEVTFARDLGLFDASMIGIGAMIGAGIFVLTGIAAGEAGPAALLAFFLNGLVTLLTALAYAELASAYPKSGGGYAFIAKAFPGPAAFASGWMLWFCYIIACALYALGFGSYFWEFIHTYFPPIANLVFTIAGHKIPALIMTALVCIFFILINMRGTAVTGKVENIMTMGKIIILGIFIAYGLKRIFQSPPKRRQASPPLCRTVSAV, encoded by the coding sequence ATGGCGGCACCCCCCAAACCCACTCAACCGGAAGCTGAAGTTACCTTTGCCCGCGACCTCGGTCTTTTTGATGCCAGCATGATTGGAATCGGGGCCATGATCGGCGCCGGAATTTTTGTGCTCACAGGCATCGCCGCCGGTGAAGCGGGACCTGCTGCGCTGCTGGCATTTTTCCTGAACGGTCTGGTAACCCTGCTGACGGCACTGGCATATGCCGAACTGGCCTCGGCCTACCCCAAATCAGGCGGCGGCTACGCCTTTATCGCCAAAGCATTCCCCGGTCCGGCAGCGTTTGCCTCGGGTTGGATGCTGTGGTTCTGCTATATCATTGCGTGCGCGCTTTATGCCCTTGGTTTCGGCAGCTATTTCTGGGAATTTATCCACACCTATTTCCCTCCGATCGCTAATCTGGTCTTTACCATTGCCGGTCACAAAATCCCGGCGCTGATAATGACCGCTTTGGTATGCATCTTTTTCATTCTCATCAATATGCGGGGCACGGCCGTAACCGGCAAGGTCGAAAATATCATGACCATGGGCAAGATCATTATTCTGGGCATATTTATCGCGTATGGGCTCAAGCGGATTTTTCAATCCCCACCGAAGCGGCGGCAAGCTTCACCCCCTTTATGCCGAACGGTTTCGGCGGTGTGA
- a CDS encoding TrkA C-terminal domain-containing protein: MGLLDKIKEGLFQGSEKITDVTDKIVEKGKKVGAEGVEATRDIFTKISERTSDVTALAKLKYELSAFTKQLDGEALNLGRLVLTLRRNGEFSPENETFRKQLQKLEELDGTLKMKQNDYEQLKKKHSDNYVIEKLSEDLSSANAIIDQVIISKQSNVVNKLLKDIVLPKEALVSAVKRGEEVIIPDGNTQLNAGDQVIVIGKTKDVEKVVKRFSAA, translated from the coding sequence ATGGGTTTATTGGATAAAATAAAAGAAGGCTTGTTTCAGGGTTCGGAAAAGATAACCGACGTTACGGATAAGATCGTGGAAAAAGGAAAAAAGGTCGGCGCCGAGGGCGTTGAAGCCACCCGGGACATTTTCACAAAAATCAGTGAGAGAACGTCCGATGTAACGGCCCTGGCCAAATTAAAATATGAATTATCCGCTTTTACAAAGCAGTTGGACGGGGAAGCGTTAAATCTTGGGAGACTGGTTTTAACCCTTCGACGGAATGGCGAATTTTCCCCTGAAAACGAAACCTTCCGGAAACAGCTTCAAAAGCTTGAGGAATTGGACGGCACCCTTAAAATGAAACAGAATGATTACGAACAATTAAAGAAGAAACATTCTGATAATTATGTTATTGAAAAGCTCAGCGAGGACCTTTCATCAGCCAACGCGATTATTGATCAGGTGATTATTTCCAAGCAATCGAATGTCGTCAACAAATTATTAAAGGATATTGTACTGCCCAAAGAAGCCCTGGTGTCGGCTGTCAAAAGGGGCGAGGAAGTTATTATACCGGATGGCAACACCCAATTGAATGCGGGCGATCAGGTAATCGTCATCGGCAAAACAAAGGATGTCGAAAAAGTTGTTAAAAGGTTTTCAGCAGCCTGA
- a CDS encoding dihydropteroate synthase: MIIIAERINSSRKTIAAAITAGDAAFIRNEAKAQDLAGADYIDVNAGTFVGEEIEKLQWIIAAVQAATDKPLCIDSPDPKVISAVVPLAKKAPMINSITLEPVRLEGILPMAAERKAKVIALCQSKDAMAETAEDKVKLAEKLVEKVTAAGIALDDLYIDPLVYPLSTDIRSATETLNAIEKIMKAFPGVHTTCGLTNVSYGLPGRKLVNRTFLTAAILRGLDSVIMDPTDRQLYGALKAALAVSGRDEFCMGLIRAYREGVLE, translated from the coding sequence GTGATTATTATCGCCGAGAGGATCAACTCATCCAGGAAAACCATTGCCGCTGCCATTACAGCGGGTGACGCCGCATTTATCCGGAACGAAGCCAAGGCCCAGGACCTGGCCGGGGCCGACTACATCGATGTCAATGCCGGCACCTTTGTGGGGGAAGAGATTGAAAAGCTCCAATGGATCATCGCGGCTGTTCAGGCGGCTACGGACAAACCCCTTTGTATCGACAGCCCGGACCCGAAAGTTATCAGTGCCGTGGTTCCGCTGGCGAAAAAAGCACCCATGATTAATTCCATTACCCTTGAGCCTGTGCGCTTGGAAGGCATCCTTCCCATGGCGGCAGAGCGGAAAGCCAAAGTGATCGCCCTGTGTCAGTCAAAGGACGCCATGGCGGAAACGGCCGAAGACAAGGTGAAGCTGGCCGAAAAGCTGGTGGAAAAAGTAACTGCCGCGGGAATCGCCTTGGATGACTTGTATATTGATCCGCTGGTCTATCCGCTCTCAACCGACATCCGGTCTGCCACGGAGACCTTAAATGCCATTGAAAAGATTATGAAGGCGTTTCCGGGCGTTCATACCACCTGCGGGCTGACGAATGTCTCGTATGGCCTTCCCGGCCGGAAGCTGGTGAACCGGACATTTTTAACGGCGGCGATCCTGCGCGGTCTGGATTCTGTGATCATGGATCCCACCGACCGGCAACTCTACGGGGCATTGAAAGCAGCGTTGGCTGTCAGCGGCCGGGATGAATTCTGCATGGGATTGATCCGGGCCTATCGCGAGGGCGTGCTGGAATGA
- a CDS encoding corrinoid protein translates to MADHIETIKAAVISGAHKEIEILVKKALDDNESPEKIIDEAMIAGMDVVGRQFSQNAIFVPEMLVAAVTMKKGLDLIKPLLKSENAEPKGTIMMCTVKGDVHDIGKNLVIMMLEGAGFTVINLGVDQSVETLIAKVKETKPDILGLSALLTTTMPEMRRVIESLEETGLRKDIKVMVGGAPVDAAFAGKIGADGYGKDAAEAVQIARGFIS, encoded by the coding sequence ATGGCGGACCATATTGAAACCATTAAAGCGGCCGTGATCAGCGGGGCCCACAAGGAAATCGAGATTCTGGTCAAAAAAGCCCTGGACGACAATGAAAGCCCTGAAAAGATCATCGATGAGGCCATGATCGCCGGCATGGATGTGGTGGGTCGGCAATTCAGTCAAAACGCCATTTTTGTTCCGGAAATGCTGGTTGCGGCGGTTACCATGAAAAAGGGTCTTGATCTTATAAAACCGCTTTTAAAATCAGAGAACGCCGAACCAAAGGGAACCATCATGATGTGCACCGTAAAGGGGGATGTTCACGACATCGGAAAAAACCTGGTCATCATGATGCTGGAAGGCGCCGGTTTTACCGTCATCAACCTGGGCGTGGACCAGAGCGTTGAAACCCTGATTGCAAAGGTAAAGGAAACAAAGCCCGACATACTGGGCCTGTCGGCCTTATTGACGACGACCATGCCTGAAATGCGCCGGGTCATTGAATCCCTTGAAGAGACCGGCCTGCGAAAAGACATCAAGGTCATGGTGGGAGGCGCCCCGGTGGATGCCGCCTTTGCCGGAAAGATCGGTGCGGACGGCTATGGCAAAGATGCTGCCGAAGCCGTCCAAATAGCCAGAGGTTTTATCTCATAA
- a CDS encoding vitamin B12 dependent-methionine synthase activation domain-containing protein, with translation MSGRIHQDLEEYMLSFESLRLNGLDVANAMGQYEKGAPAPFPDLINKALADVAARMDIRGGYRCFYTIDLAPDGSTLEMENVTFSTGRIIGRQIQRSESIAVFACTIGSGISDLSKSAMENGDMIQGYILDTIGSVAVEKAMDVIQQKLAETERRSGRKITNRFSPGYCDWDISAQRQLFSLLPGNFCGIKLTESALMLPIKSVSGIIGIGKKVKLRDYPCKICESRNCFRRRGDKYWKPSQK, from the coding sequence ATGAGTGGACGGATTCATCAGGATTTAGAAGAATATATGCTGTCCTTTGAAAGCTTGCGCCTTAACGGTCTGGATGTTGCAAATGCCATGGGGCAATATGAAAAAGGGGCGCCGGCGCCTTTCCCGGACCTGATCAATAAGGCGCTTGCCGATGTCGCCGCCCGAATGGATATCCGGGGCGGCTACCGCTGTTTTTACACCATCGATCTTGCTCCGGACGGATCGACGCTGGAGATGGAAAATGTCACATTTTCCACCGGGCGAATCATCGGCCGCCAGATTCAAAGGTCGGAATCGATTGCGGTTTTTGCCTGTACCATCGGGTCCGGAATTTCCGACCTGTCAAAAAGCGCTATGGAAAACGGAGATATGATCCAGGGCTACATCCTGGACACGATCGGGTCGGTGGCCGTGGAAAAAGCCATGGATGTCATCCAGCAAAAACTTGCGGAGACAGAGCGCCGCAGCGGGAGAAAGATTACGAACCGGTTCAGTCCGGGCTATTGTGATTGGGACATTTCCGCCCAGCGGCAGTTGTTCTCGCTCCTGCCCGGGAATTTCTGCGGTATAAAACTGACGGAATCAGCATTGATGCTGCCGATAAAGTCGGTCAGCGGCATTATCGGCATTGGAAAAAAAGTTAAACTTCGCGACTATCCCTGTAAAATATGTGAAAGCAGGAACTGCTTCCGACGAAGGGGTGATAAATACTGGAAGCCATCTCAAAAATAG
- a CDS encoding DUF6268 family outer membrane beta-barrel protein translates to MQKKYSFVFFYFFLLFLLGLTLNVSPAASQSENKLIDINWSFSAAPIFQSESDLDRGGKFSLNHYQVRWAATKSVSDSTRLGFSIGYDYLDFDFSGTIAFSGTEPWREVHRISFALPVYYRADEDWQLFITPSINFSGESDADFSESLRYGVVATATYRFSPDFSFGAGLGIFQGLEETNVFPFLAVYWKIGEKWLMANPFSAGPIGPAGLEVTYSPSDLWELGGGGAFRSSRFRLDNDGSAPDGIGESSGLPVWIRITRKFSRQYKLDFYGGVLLNGELRIEDRSGRKLGSDDFDPAAFMAVNISARF, encoded by the coding sequence ATGCAAAAAAAATATTCATTTGTTTTTTTCTATTTTTTTCTCTTATTTCTTCTCGGTCTGACGCTGAACGTTTCTCCTGCAGCGTCCCAATCCGAGAACAAATTAATCGATATCAATTGGTCTTTTTCCGCAGCGCCCATTTTTCAATCAGAAAGTGATCTGGATCGCGGCGGAAAATTCAGCCTCAACCACTACCAGGTCCGGTGGGCCGCAACAAAATCGGTTTCCGATTCAACCCGTCTGGGATTCAGCATCGGGTATGATTACCTTGACTTTGACTTTTCCGGAACCATCGCTTTTTCCGGCACTGAGCCTTGGCGCGAGGTCCATCGCATCAGCTTCGCTTTGCCTGTTTATTACCGGGCGGACGAAGACTGGCAGCTTTTCATCACCCCCTCGATAAATTTTTCAGGCGAATCTGATGCGGATTTCAGCGAATCTTTGAGATATGGCGTTGTAGCGACTGCGACGTATCGATTCAGCCCTGATTTTTCTTTCGGCGCCGGTCTCGGCATCTTTCAAGGTCTGGAAGAAACCAACGTTTTTCCTTTTTTAGCGGTGTACTGGAAAATCGGTGAAAAATGGCTGATGGCAAATCCGTTCAGCGCCGGTCCCATCGGCCCTGCCGGCCTGGAGGTGACATACTCCCCTTCAGACCTCTGGGAATTGGGCGGCGGCGGTGCATTTCGCTCCAGTCGTTTTCGGTTGGATAACGATGGGTCGGCACCGGACGGTATCGGTGAGTCGTCCGGGTTGCCGGTCTGGATTCGGATTACGCGAAAATTCAGCCGGCAGTATAAACTGGATTTCTATGGCGGTGTTTTGCTCAACGGTGAACTCCGTATTGAAGACCGAAGCGGCCGCAAACTCGGCTCGGATGATTTCGATCCGGCCGCCTTCATGGCGGTCAATATATCGGCAAGGTTTTAA
- a CDS encoding 4Fe-4S binding protein, protein MEQNDNVYIRLQQHLDRQAVGFPATRSGAEIRILKHIFTPEEAEIAAFLSYRPEPLQTIFEKVAPLLDSPEALEKMLDGIQKKGGIETRIKNGQKHYGCSPLVVGMFELQLGRLTPEFVRDFNEYTSNRKFGIALLSTALPQMRTIPVAKSIRPQQQVSTFDEVATLLETAQAPFVIIECICRKKKSMEGKTCRVTDRRETCLGIGDIGQALLQCGIGRQIPKSEAMSILEQNQKQGLVLQPSNTEKADFICSCCGCCCGMLGIQKSLPRPLDFWVSNYQAAVDAETCKGCGICQAHCQVTAVSVPEKKEPARVNLDRCIGCGVCVAACPTGSITLLKKPTEVRPPKTREDLYDIIMANKKHRLGKMKMTGKLIADAVLTKQTNLLKP, encoded by the coding sequence GTGGAACAGAATGATAACGTCTATATTAGACTGCAACAGCATTTAGACCGTCAGGCCGTGGGGTTTCCGGCTACCCGCTCGGGTGCGGAAATCAGAATCCTGAAGCATATTTTTACACCGGAAGAGGCCGAGATCGCCGCCTTTTTAAGCTACCGTCCGGAGCCGCTCCAGACGATTTTCGAAAAAGTCGCACCCCTGCTGGATTCACCCGAAGCGCTGGAAAAGATGCTCGACGGCATTCAGAAAAAAGGCGGAATCGAAACCCGGATTAAGAACGGCCAAAAGCACTACGGCTGTTCCCCCCTGGTGGTGGGGATGTTCGAACTCCAGCTCGGGCGGCTCACCCCCGAGTTTGTCAGGGATTTCAACGAGTACACCTCGAACAGAAAATTCGGCATCGCATTATTAAGCACGGCGCTTCCCCAGATGCGAACCATCCCGGTGGCCAAGAGCATCCGGCCCCAGCAGCAGGTCAGCACCTTTGATGAAGTGGCGACGCTGCTGGAGACGGCCCAAGCGCCCTTTGTCATCATCGAATGCATCTGCCGCAAGAAAAAGTCTATGGAAGGCAAAACCTGCCGGGTGACCGATCGCCGGGAAACCTGCCTGGGCATAGGCGACATCGGCCAGGCGCTCCTGCAATGCGGCATCGGCAGACAAATCCCAAAAAGCGAGGCGATGTCGATCCTCGAACAGAATCAGAAACAGGGTCTGGTGCTTCAGCCGTCCAATACGGAAAAGGCCGATTTCATCTGTTCCTGCTGCGGATGCTGCTGCGGAATGCTGGGCATCCAAAAAAGCCTTCCCAGGCCGCTGGATTTCTGGGTGTCAAATTACCAGGCCGCGGTGGACGCGGAAACCTGCAAGGGCTGCGGCATCTGCCAGGCGCACTGCCAGGTGACAGCCGTAAGTGTTCCCGAAAAAAAAGAACCCGCCCGGGTGAATCTGGACCGCTGCATCGGGTGCGGCGTCTGCGTGGCCGCCTGCCCCACCGGGTCCATCACTCTCTTGAAAAAGCCGACCGAAGTCCGGCCCCCCAAAACCCGGGAAGATCTTTACGATATCATCATGGCCAATAAAAAACACCGCCTGGGGAAAATGAAGATGACCGGCAAGCTGATCGCAGATGCCGTCCTGACAAAACAGACGAATCTGCTTAAACCATAA